The proteins below come from a single Saccharophagus degradans 2-40 genomic window:
- a CDS encoding glycine zipper 2TM domain-containing protein codes for MKKSSITKVFMSVTAMATACVFSSSTLAERNQHVDFAKVISSTPIYETVERSVPEEHCWVETVREEHRGGKSSATPTLVGGIVGGVIGNAVGKGGDNKKIGAVVGSILGMSVANDISKRNGRGHHTEVNYRDVERCEVRYHTRTERQLQGYDVVYKYHGKRYTTFMQREPGDRLEVAVSITPRNY; via the coding sequence ATGAAAAAGTCATCCATAACCAAAGTATTTATGAGTGTTACCGCAATGGCTACCGCCTGCGTATTTTCGTCCTCCACCTTAGCGGAGCGAAACCAGCATGTCGACTTCGCCAAGGTAATTTCTTCTACCCCAATTTATGAAACCGTAGAGCGAAGCGTGCCAGAAGAGCACTGCTGGGTAGAAACCGTTCGCGAAGAGCACCGCGGAGGTAAATCGTCGGCTACGCCCACACTCGTTGGCGGTATCGTAGGGGGGGTAATTGGCAACGCCGTAGGTAAAGGTGGCGATAATAAAAAGATAGGCGCCGTAGTAGGGTCTATTCTAGGTATGTCGGTTGCTAACGACATTAGCAAACGCAACGGCCGCGGCCACCATACCGAAGTAAACTACCGCGATGTTGAGCGCTGCGAAGTGCGCTATCACACCCGTACAGAACGCCAATTACAAGGGTATGATGTGGTTTACAAGTACCACGGCAAACGCTACACCACCTTTATGCAGCGCGAACCAGGCGACCGCTTAGAGGTTGCGGTAAGTATCACTCCGCGCAATTATTAA
- a CDS encoding PepSY domain-containing protein, with product MPNTLFVHTSVRPFSRLRAQLFAVIATTALTVCSGQAFAAIEAPRYQLTLQPEAIQMLLRQKSGGITQAQAAQIAKKQYGGKVLSVTKKGGDRPVYKVKLLLDDGRVKVVSVDANSGAAR from the coding sequence ATGCCAAATACACTATTTGTTCACACATCGGTTCGCCCCTTTAGCCGCCTGCGGGCGCAGCTTTTTGCCGTAATTGCCACAACGGCATTAACTGTATGCTCAGGCCAAGCGTTTGCAGCCATAGAAGCCCCGCGTTACCAGCTTACCCTACAACCAGAAGCCATACAGATGTTGTTGCGCCAAAAAAGCGGGGGCATTACCCAAGCCCAAGCAGCGCAAATTGCCAAAAAACAATACGGCGGCAAAGTATTAAGCGTAACCAAAAAAGGCGGCGACAGGCCAGTGTACAAGGTGAAACTATTGCTCGATGACGGCCGCGTTAAGGTTGTTAGCGTAGATGCAAATTCCGGTGCGGCGCGCTAA
- a CDS encoding response regulator transcription factor yields MKLLVIEDEQAIRQQLEDFFKSQKFVIESAEDGEEGLYLGSEYDYDLAIVDIGLPKLDGIEVVKTLRARGRNFPILILTARGHWQDKVDGLEAGADDYLVKPFHTEELRARANALIRRSAGKAAPEMVFGPININTANKSVSLNGAAVELTSFEYNTLEYLALNAGKPISKTVLTEHLYHQDFERDSNVIEVFIGRLRKKLDPDGDLKPIKTVRGLGYRFAPEAV; encoded by the coding sequence ATGAAATTACTAGTTATTGAAGACGAGCAGGCCATTCGCCAGCAGCTCGAAGATTTTTTTAAATCGCAAAAGTTTGTTATAGAAAGCGCCGAAGACGGCGAGGAAGGACTTTACCTTGGCAGCGAGTACGATTACGACCTTGCCATAGTAGATATAGGCCTGCCAAAACTTGATGGTATAGAAGTAGTAAAAACACTGCGCGCCCGCGGACGCAACTTTCCTATTCTTATTTTAACCGCTCGCGGCCACTGGCAAGATAAAGTCGACGGCTTAGAAGCCGGTGCCGATGACTACCTAGTAAAACCTTTTCACACAGAAGAATTGCGCGCGCGCGCCAACGCGCTTATTCGTCGCTCGGCCGGCAAGGCTGCCCCCGAAATGGTGTTTGGCCCCATTAACATCAACACCGCCAACAAAAGCGTTAGCCTTAATGGCGCCGCGGTAGAGCTCACAAGCTTCGAATACAACACGCTAGAATATTTAGCCTTAAATGCGGGCAAGCCAATATCTAAAACCGTACTTACCGAGCACCTATACCACCAAGATTTCGAACGCGACAGCAATGTGATAGAAGTGTTTATTGGCAGGCTGCGTAAAAAACTAGACCCCGACGGGGACCTAAAACCCATCAAAACTGTCCGAGGCTTAGGTTATCGCTTTGCCCCCGAAGCTGTTTAA
- a CDS encoding ATP-binding protein, with product MLRLFNRNSLAARLLIASLCILPILLVIIALALDKAFRSSLVNAEQEALQAHFYSLLGAAEPDNKGLQLPEVLDQPKFNLHESGLYAWVIDEQEHLVWQSESARLTLALKPESFAHPLAQGEPQFIQTELSGSQYFVYNYRIVWEFEDGDHAFDFYLAHTASAMEKELKHYRRTLWIWLTLLTFITLFSQWLIVRWGLRPLAGLARELSDFQEGKAAKITGQYPKEIAPVINSLNLVLDSEKAQRTKYKNTLGDLAHSLKTPLAIVRSILESQSALGESQSKQTIDEQVNRMSEIIGHQLRRATNVSTNVNQRLTNLHSISARLGGALEKVYRDKNITFTNSVSEDDCSLIEEQDAMELIGNILENAFKYGHQQVMISSEKDGNNITLYISDDGPGVSADKRSAILTRGARADTATAGQGIGLAISIDILSSYGGSLEIDDSTLGGARFEISLPSH from the coding sequence TTGCTACGGTTATTTAATCGCAACTCACTTGCTGCGCGCTTACTTATTGCATCGCTATGCATTTTGCCTATCTTGCTTGTTATTATTGCGCTAGCACTCGACAAAGCGTTTCGCTCAAGCCTCGTAAATGCCGAACAAGAAGCCCTGCAAGCACACTTTTACTCGCTGCTTGGCGCGGCAGAGCCAGACAACAAAGGCCTGCAATTACCCGAAGTACTCGACCAGCCCAAATTCAACCTGCACGAATCTGGGCTTTACGCTTGGGTTATCGATGAGCAGGAACACCTTGTTTGGCAATCGGAATCAGCAAGGCTTACCCTCGCCCTTAAACCAGAAAGCTTCGCCCATCCGCTGGCGCAGGGTGAGCCGCAGTTTATTCAAACCGAGCTTAGTGGCAGCCAATATTTTGTTTATAACTATCGCATCGTGTGGGAGTTTGAAGACGGTGATCACGCTTTCGATTTTTACCTCGCACACACCGCCTCGGCCATGGAAAAAGAGCTTAAACACTACCGCCGCACCCTGTGGATTTGGCTCACGCTGCTCACCTTTATCACGCTCTTTTCACAGTGGCTTATAGTGCGCTGGGGCTTGCGCCCCTTAGCTGGTCTCGCCCGCGAACTAAGCGATTTTCAAGAGGGCAAAGCCGCTAAAATTACCGGACAATACCCTAAAGAAATTGCCCCTGTTATTAACAGCTTAAACCTTGTGTTAGATAGCGAAAAAGCACAACGCACCAAGTATAAAAACACCCTTGGCGATTTGGCCCACAGCCTAAAAACGCCGCTGGCCATTGTGCGATCTATTCTCGAAAGCCAAAGTGCATTGGGCGAAAGCCAGTCAAAACAAACCATTGATGAGCAGGTTAATCGCATGTCCGAAATAATCGGCCATCAATTGCGCCGCGCCACCAATGTTAGCACCAATGTAAATCAGCGTCTCACCAACTTACACAGCATTAGCGCACGTTTAGGCGGTGCATTAGAAAAAGTGTATCGCGATAAAAACATTACCTTTACCAACAGCGTTAGCGAAGACGATTGCTCGCTTATTGAAGAGCAAGATGCCATGGAGCTTATTGGTAACATTCTGGAAAATGCATTTAAGTACGGCCACCAACAGGTAATGATTAGCAGCGAAAAAGACGGCAACAATATAACCCTGTATATTTCCGACGATGGCCCAGGCGTAAGCGCAGACAAACGCAGCGCAATACTTACCCGCGGCGCGCGCGCAGATACCGCCACCGCAGGCCAAGGCATTGGCCTTGCCATAAGCATAGATATACTAAGCAGCTATGGCGGCAGCCTAGAAATAGATGACAGCACCCTAGGTGGTGCCCGCTTTGAAATAAGCCTTCCCTCTCACTAA
- a CDS encoding VanZ family protein, with amino-acid sequence MPLTPFLFHPVVIFIRRGQLAFAVAIYLYAALASGPNVPASYPDWAMHFIGNVLLFGSVWVATLKRFSIKTQLLVTLPFSVVIELSQVFSQGRQVDPKDMLVNFIGLICAALICRAIEKYGLSRY; translated from the coding sequence ATGCCACTTACACCGTTTTTATTTCACCCAGTAGTTATTTTTATACGCCGCGGCCAGCTGGCGTTCGCGGTAGCCATCTACCTTTATGCGGCACTCGCCAGCGGGCCAAATGTGCCCGCGAGCTACCCAGATTGGGCAATGCACTTTATTGGCAATGTACTTTTATTTGGTTCAGTGTGGGTGGCAACACTTAAGCGCTTTTCGATTAAAACTCAGCTGCTTGTAACCCTACCGTTTTCGGTAGTTATTGAACTTTCGCAGGTGTTTTCGCAGGGGCGGCAGGTAGACCCGAAAGATATGCTGGTCAATTTTATTGGGCTTATTTGTGCCGCATTAATCTGTAGAGCAATAGAAAAATACGGCTTAAGCAGGTATTAG
- a CDS encoding GFA family protein: protein MKYVGGCHCGEVRFEIEAPDALEVVSCNCSICNKTGFLHLILPLSRFKLLQGKQAITTYTFNTGVAKHTFCKHCGVKPFYTPRSNPDGIDINVRCLDNPPASLNITPFDGVHWEDNAAELAHLSDEAGV, encoded by the coding sequence ATGAAATATGTAGGCGGTTGTCACTGCGGTGAAGTGCGTTTCGAAATAGAGGCGCCCGACGCCTTAGAGGTGGTAAGTTGCAATTGTTCCATTTGCAATAAAACCGGTTTTTTACACCTTATTTTACCGTTAAGCCGGTTTAAGTTACTGCAGGGCAAGCAGGCTATTACCACTTACACCTTTAACACCGGCGTTGCGAAACACACTTTTTGCAAACACTGTGGCGTTAAGCCGTTTTACACTCCGCGTTCAAACCCTGATGGCATAGACATAAATGTACGTTGTTTGGATAACCCGCCCGCATCGTTAAATATTACCCCGTTCGACGGTGTGCACTGGGAAGATAACGCCGCAGAGCTAGCTCACTTAAGTGACGAAGCTGGGGTATGA
- a CDS encoding efflux RND transporter permease subunit — protein sequence MISFWFERYLNFVTRFPKVTLLLVGLVTLGLAAGLPNFKLDASSESLTLEADTDLDYYRQISKRFDSGDFLVVTFKPNKDLFADESLAILRKMQDELAAIDGVASIDSILNVPLLYSPKRSLSETVTETLTLETPGLDKSLAKQEFLSSPIYKELILSEDGQTTALQLNLTVDYKYIELVRQRDKLRTQSHLPGFTEQDQARLDQLSEAFRKYRTTAEARAHNRVAEVRSVVDKYRNEAQIFVGGITMITADMISFIRSDLVVFGTAVLLFMIVTLALIFRSWRLVVLPMAVSITAVVMMLGFISWLDWRLTVISSNFVALLLIISLSITIHLVVRYRENGTEHPYWSQKERIQETLRFMAKPCLYTALTTVVAFASLVVSGIRPVIDFGWMMTIGLMVALVLAFVLLPAGLMALGDDDPLIETRKRPKEACKPYKGALGGFHQPLTVYLSKVIERFGSGILLGSLVVAGLSIWGISRLEVENRFIDYFKDTTEIYQGLSVIDNELGGTTTLEIIVTADKSDLALARGEFGLVDEDDPFAEADHFDESDPFETPEPLAEQDPFADADPFSEHGDAGQSFWMTKAGLKKIDALHTYLEQQPEIGVVRSLATLYRVGVDINGGLNDFELALMEKSLPQDVKQVLLSPYLVAEEEQARITLRVKDLYPGLKRKELVDRIKAHIEQDDTFESKNVRFTGLLVLYNNMQQSLFSSQIITLGAVFLAILVMFILLFRSFKIAFIAILPNSLAAISVLGIMGLGGLPLDMMTITIASITVGIGVDDTIHYIHRFKKEIVVDGDYIAAMHRAHASIGRAMYYTSVIIIFGFSIMVLSKFIPTIYFGLLTGVAMFAALMGALLLLPKLIILFKPFGKVQPQ from the coding sequence ATGATCAGTTTTTGGTTCGAACGTTACCTTAACTTCGTAACGCGATTTCCCAAGGTTACCCTCTTACTCGTTGGTTTAGTCACCCTTGGGCTAGCGGCTGGGCTGCCAAATTTTAAATTAGATGCATCATCTGAGTCGCTCACCCTTGAGGCCGATACCGATTTAGACTACTACCGGCAGATTTCCAAGCGCTTCGACTCCGGCGATTTTTTGGTAGTTACTTTTAAGCCCAACAAAGATTTATTTGCCGACGAATCTCTAGCTATATTGCGCAAAATGCAAGATGAACTGGCCGCGATAGATGGCGTTGCCAGTATCGACAGTATTCTGAATGTGCCTTTGCTTTACAGTCCAAAACGCAGTTTAAGCGAAACCGTTACCGAGACGCTTACGCTTGAAACACCAGGCTTAGATAAATCCCTCGCCAAGCAGGAGTTTTTATCTAGCCCCATTTATAAAGAGCTTATACTCAGTGAAGATGGCCAAACCACGGCGCTGCAGTTAAACCTGACGGTAGACTACAAATATATCGAGTTGGTGCGCCAGCGCGATAAGCTACGTACCCAAAGCCATTTGCCTGGTTTTACCGAGCAAGACCAAGCGCGTTTGGATCAGCTCTCGGAAGCTTTTCGCAAATATCGCACCACCGCAGAAGCCCGCGCTCACAACCGTGTGGCGGAAGTGCGCAGTGTTGTAGATAAGTACCGCAACGAGGCGCAAATATTTGTTGGCGGTATCACCATGATTACCGCCGATATGATTAGTTTTATTCGCAGCGATTTGGTGGTGTTTGGCACGGCAGTGTTGCTGTTTATGATTGTAACCTTGGCCCTCATCTTCCGCTCGTGGCGTTTGGTGGTGTTGCCAATGGCCGTTTCCATTACCGCTGTGGTGATGATGCTAGGTTTTATTAGCTGGCTAGATTGGCGGTTAACGGTTATCTCCTCCAACTTTGTGGCTTTGCTACTTATTATTTCGCTGTCCATTACCATTCACTTGGTGGTGCGCTACCGCGAAAACGGTACCGAGCACCCCTACTGGTCGCAAAAAGAGCGCATTCAAGAAACATTGCGTTTTATGGCCAAGCCCTGTTTATACACCGCACTTACCACCGTTGTAGCTTTTGCTTCACTGGTGGTAAGTGGCATACGCCCCGTTATCGATTTTGGTTGGATGATGACCATTGGGCTAATGGTGGCCTTGGTGCTGGCTTTTGTTTTATTGCCGGCAGGGTTGATGGCCTTGGGGGACGACGACCCGCTAATCGAAACCCGCAAACGACCAAAAGAGGCATGCAAACCCTATAAAGGCGCCTTAGGTGGTTTCCATCAGCCGTTAACCGTTTACTTATCTAAAGTAATCGAGCGTTTTGGTAGCGGTATTTTATTGGGTAGCCTTGTGGTGGCAGGCTTAAGTATTTGGGGTATTTCGCGCTTAGAAGTAGAAAACCGCTTTATTGATTACTTCAAAGATACAACTGAAATTTACCAAGGCTTGTCGGTTATCGATAACGAGTTAGGTGGTACAACCACGCTCGAAATTATTGTTACTGCAGATAAAAGCGATTTAGCGCTGGCGCGCGGTGAATTTGGGCTTGTGGATGAAGACGACCCATTTGCCGAGGCTGATCATTTCGACGAGTCCGACCCTTTCGAAACGCCAGAGCCTCTTGCCGAGCAAGACCCCTTTGCCGATGCCGACCCCTTCTCGGAACACGGCGACGCGGGCCAAAGTTTTTGGATGACCAAAGCCGGCCTAAAGAAAATTGATGCGCTGCATACCTATTTAGAACAACAACCTGAAATTGGTGTTGTGCGTTCACTGGCAACCCTTTACCGCGTAGGGGTGGATATTAACGGTGGCTTAAATGACTTTGAATTGGCGTTAATGGAAAAATCCTTACCGCAAGATGTTAAGCAAGTTTTGTTATCTCCGTATTTAGTGGCAGAAGAAGAGCAAGCGCGTATTACTCTGCGGGTAAAAGATTTATACCCGGGGTTAAAACGCAAAGAGCTGGTCGATCGCATCAAAGCGCATATAGAGCAAGACGATACCTTCGAAAGTAAAAACGTGCGTTTTACTGGCTTGTTAGTGTTGTACAACAACATGCAGCAAAGTTTGTTTAGCTCGCAAATTATTACGTTAGGTGCAGTGTTTCTAGCTATTTTGGTGATGTTTATTCTGTTGTTCCGCTCTTTCAAAATTGCCTTTATTGCTATTTTGCCCAACAGTTTGGCCGCGATTTCGGTGCTGGGTATTATGGGGCTAGGCGGTTTGCCATTGGATATGATGACAATCACCATTGCGTCTATCACGGTGGGAATAGGGGTGGATGATACGATTCACTATATTCATCGGTTTAAGAAAGAAATAGTTGTAGATGGCGACTACATTGCTGCCATGCACCGCGCGCATGCTTCTATTGGTCGGGCTATGTACTACACCTCGGTGATCATTATTTTTGGTTTCTCCATTATGGTGTTGTCGAAGTTTATACCCACCATTTACTTTGGTTTGCTTACCGGCGTGGCTATGTTTGCGGCGTTGATGGGGGCTTTGTTGCTATTGCCCAAGCTTATTATTTTGTTTAAGCCCTTTGGCAAGGTTCAACCGCAATGA
- a CDS encoding SelT/SelW/SelH family protein → MPNVSQSDQCKPSVVIHYCTLCQWQLRSAWMAQELLQTFADELYQVALRPGTGGVFEIWVDEHLVWERKRDDGFPGPKELKQRIRDVVSPDKSLGHVDRARKGEQN, encoded by the coding sequence ATGCCTAACGTCTCACAGAGTGACCAGTGTAAGCCAAGTGTTGTTATTCACTATTGCACCCTTTGCCAGTGGCAGTTGCGCTCGGCTTGGATGGCGCAAGAGCTTTTGCAAACATTTGCCGATGAGTTGTATCAAGTAGCATTGCGCCCAGGCACTGGTGGTGTATTCGAAATTTGGGTGGATGAGCATTTAGTGTGGGAGCGCAAGCGAGACGATGGTTTTCCTGGCCCTAAGGAATTAAAGCAGCGTATTCGCGATGTGGTTAGCCCTGATAAGTCGCTTGGTCATGTAGATCGTGCGCGTAAAGGCGAGCAAAACTAG
- a CDS encoding FHA domain-containing protein, producing MLKIQFKDPNRNPLWVMEKNFSIGADKSNHLVLNQLGIAPFHAKLINQGDKFLLRDINEAGTFVNGQRVTQKQVACGDTLRFGDVELEIIDPLSETQDEACPYWSLIADSSWLSGQEFPILANIGETVLIGRNHECHIVFPGTHLSRRHAQITMGAKSLTVTDLKSANGTFLNDSKIDEAEVKAGDRLRFDVYSFRVFGPGIQLSKSATHTKLPALTPPPGSIEAAPTNSPAKEPAIDTTVQPEAKRWKTRPTSPGNREEPVYPKNKALGWLVAGVILIGFATAALLIVGG from the coding sequence ATGCTCAAAATTCAGTTTAAGGACCCAAATCGCAACCCACTTTGGGTGATGGAAAAAAACTTTTCCATTGGTGCAGATAAATCCAACCACCTAGTGCTAAATCAACTTGGTATCGCTCCGTTTCACGCAAAGCTTATCAACCAAGGTGATAAGTTCTTACTGCGCGACATTAACGAAGCAGGCACTTTTGTTAACGGCCAGCGCGTTACTCAAAAACAAGTAGCCTGTGGCGATACATTGCGCTTTGGCGACGTCGAACTAGAAATTATTGACCCCTTAAGTGAAACCCAGGATGAAGCATGCCCATACTGGTCGCTTATTGCCGATTCCAGCTGGCTCTCGGGGCAGGAGTTTCCTATTTTGGCCAACATTGGCGAAACCGTGCTTATTGGCAGAAATCACGAATGCCACATAGTATTCCCCGGCACCCACCTCTCCCGCCGGCACGCGCAAATTACTATGGGCGCGAAAAGCTTAACCGTAACCGATTTAAAATCGGCAAACGGCACATTCTTAAATGACTCGAAGATAGATGAAGCGGAAGTAAAGGCCGGAGATAGATTGCGGTTTGATGTTTATAGTTTTCGGGTGTTCGGGCCGGGAATACAGCTATCGAAGTCAGCCACCCACACCAAGCTGCCCGCGCTAACCCCACCCCCAGGCAGCATTGAAGCAGCCCCCACAAATAGCCCGGCAAAAGAACCCGCCATAGACACCACAGTACAACCGGAAGCAAAACGCTGGAAAACCCGCCCCACCTCCCCCGGCAATAGAGAAGAGCCGGTATACCCCAAAAACAAAGCTCTGGGCTGGCTAGTTGCGGGGGTAATTCTTATAGGCTTCGCCACTGCCGCCCTGCTAATTGTAGGTGGGTGA
- a CDS encoding UbiX family flavin prenyltransferase: protein MSNPQAQQSAWSQTVTVAITGASGAQYGLRLLQALIAANCRVYVLLSSAALIVIRTETDFAISDDEQEQLSQLQQLTGAKSGQLVLMSKMDWFAPVASGSSSPAQMVICPASGGTLSAVACGASNNLIERAADVALKERRKLILVPRETPYSDIHLENMLKLSRMGAVILPASPGFYQKPAGINDLVDFIVARIMDQLGIPQTLLAPWGE from the coding sequence ATGAGTAATCCGCAAGCCCAGCAAAGCGCGTGGTCGCAAACTGTTACTGTGGCTATAACCGGAGCCTCTGGAGCACAATATGGTTTGCGCTTGTTGCAGGCATTAATTGCAGCCAATTGCCGCGTTTATGTTTTGCTTTCTTCAGCTGCACTTATTGTTATTCGCACAGAAACTGATTTTGCTATTAGTGATGATGAGCAGGAGCAGTTGTCACAGTTGCAACAGCTTACAGGGGCTAAAAGTGGGCAATTGGTGTTGATGAGTAAAATGGACTGGTTTGCGCCGGTGGCATCTGGCTCTAGCAGCCCAGCACAGATGGTAATTTGCCCCGCCAGCGGTGGCACGCTTTCTGCGGTGGCGTGTGGCGCCAGTAACAATCTTATCGAGCGCGCGGCAGATGTGGCCTTAAAAGAGCGCCGTAAGTTAATTTTAGTGCCGCGCGAAACCCCGTATTCAGATATCCATTTAGAAAACATGCTCAAGTTGTCGCGCATGGGGGCAGTTATATTGCCCGCAAGCCCAGGCTTTTATCAAAAGCCAGCGGGCATTAACGATTTAGTGGATTTTATCGTCGCGCGCATTATGGATCAGTTGGGTATCCCACAAACACTGCTCGCGCCCTGGGGAGAGTAA
- the mpl gene encoding UDP-N-acetylmuramate:L-alanyl-gamma-D-glutamyl-meso-diaminopimelate ligase translates to MSKHIHILGICGTFMGSIAQLAKAMGHRVTGSDTNVYPPMSTQLELAGIELIQGFDPAQLDDKPDLVVVGNVVSRGNPAMEAVLNRGIPYISGPQWLAENWLHQKWVLAVSGTHGKTTTTSMLTWILEYAGFAPGYLIGGVPGNFESSASLGESDFFVIEADEYDTAFFDKRAKFVHYRPRTLIINNLEFDHADIYPDLAAIQRQFHHLLRMLPADGLLLAPNGVAAIDEVVEQGFWSDKQTLGDDWQVKLHAEDGSQFDVVFDGESAGQVTWGQTGLHNVSNGLAAIAAARHIGIAPALACEALCAFKGVKRRMELIAQTDRVNLYDDFAHHPTAIQTTLEGLRAKVGSERIVAIIEPRSNTMKMGVHRQQLLSSAQAADNVLWFESADAKWSLKAELDKPAQGSQVCTNLSELVASAVSNLGDGPAHIVVMSNGGFGGVHNLLAAAIQELPHE, encoded by the coding sequence ATGAGTAAACATATTCACATATTAGGCATATGCGGTACCTTTATGGGCAGCATTGCACAGCTTGCTAAGGCGATGGGGCACCGAGTGACCGGCTCGGATACCAATGTGTACCCGCCAATGAGCACCCAGCTAGAGCTTGCGGGCATTGAGTTAATACAAGGTTTTGACCCGGCGCAGCTAGATGACAAACCCGACCTTGTGGTGGTGGGGAATGTGGTGAGTCGCGGTAACCCAGCTATGGAGGCGGTACTTAATCGCGGTATTCCGTATATTTCTGGGCCGCAGTGGCTGGCAGAGAATTGGTTGCATCAGAAGTGGGTGCTGGCGGTGTCGGGCACGCACGGTAAAACTACCACCACCAGCATGCTAACGTGGATATTAGAATATGCAGGTTTTGCGCCTGGCTATTTAATTGGTGGGGTGCCGGGCAATTTTGAATCGTCGGCGAGCTTGGGTGAATCTGATTTCTTCGTTATTGAGGCCGATGAGTATGACACGGCGTTTTTCGATAAACGCGCAAAGTTTGTTCACTATCGTCCGCGCACACTCATTATTAATAATTTAGAGTTTGATCACGCGGATATATACCCCGACCTCGCCGCCATTCAGCGTCAATTCCATCACTTGCTGCGAATGCTGCCCGCTGATGGGTTATTGCTTGCCCCCAATGGTGTGGCCGCCATTGATGAAGTGGTAGAGCAGGGGTTTTGGAGCGATAAGCAAACTTTGGGCGACGACTGGCAGGTAAAACTACACGCCGAAGATGGCTCTCAATTTGACGTTGTGTTTGATGGCGAAAGCGCAGGGCAAGTTACATGGGGGCAAACTGGGCTGCACAATGTAAGTAATGGTCTGGCGGCTATAGCGGCCGCGCGTCATATAGGTATAGCTCCTGCTCTTGCCTGCGAAGCGCTGTGCGCGTTTAAAGGTGTGAAGAGGCGTATGGAGCTGATCGCGCAAACAGATCGCGTTAATTTGTATGACGACTTTGCCCACCATCCCACGGCTATTCAAACAACCCTAGAAGGCTTGCGCGCGAAGGTGGGTAGCGAACGTATTGTGGCTATTATCGAGCCGCGGTCCAACACCATGAAAATGGGCGTGCACAGGCAGCAGTTGCTTAGTTCTGCGCAGGCAGCAGATAACGTGTTGTGGTTTGAATCGGCAGATGCCAAATGGTCGCTTAAAGCCGAGCTGGATAAGCCCGCGCAAGGGTCGCAAGTTTGCACTAACTTAAGCGAGCTGGTTGCCAGTGCCGTGTCCAACTTGGGTGATGGCCCCGCACATATTGTTGTAATGAGTAATGGCGGGTTTGGTGGAGTACATAATTTATTAGCAGCAGCAATTCAGGAGCTACCCCATGAGTAA